Within Methanoculleus horonobensis, the genomic segment TCGTCTGCCCGAGATCGAACTGGCTGCTCGGGGTCGCGGCATCGGCGGCCCACCCGCCCATTGCACGCATCCTCGAACTCGGGGGCACGCTCTACCTCGGAACGGACAACGTGATGTTCGTTCAACCCGACATGCTCAGGGAGATGGCTTTTGCCGCGACCGTGTACCGCGCGCGCCCCGAAGAGATCCTTCGCGCCGCCGTCTCGGGAGCCCGGCTGGCGGGGGTGTCGGGGTACCTTGAGGAAGGGCAGAAAGCGAATTTCCTGGTCGTAAATCCGCTAAAAAACAACATTTCTTTCAGCAAGGATGTCACGGCAACTATCGTGAAACGGCTGGATTCTTCATCTATTTGCCAAACAGTTTTAACCCTGCAATAGAAATCAGATAAAAAGTATCTGTTCTGCGTGGTGTGTATGTTCCGTAAGATACTCGTTGCTATAGACGGCTCCGAACCGGCCAACCGGGCATTCGAGACAGCTCTCGGTGAGGCCGGCATCTGGAAAGCCGAAGTTCACGTTGTATATGTGGTCGAATCCGGGCTATTTTCTTCCCTTCCCATGGACAACACACTCGAGATCATCTACAGTGTTTTGCAGAAAGAGGGAGAGGGTGTTCTTGAAGCAGCTCGTAAGAAAGCGGAAGCGGCGGGAGTTACGCTCGTCACGCATCTCCGGCAGGGACACGCGGGATCCCAGATCATCTCTCTTGCCGAAGAACTGGGTGCCGATCTCATTCTTCTCGGCTCCTACGGTAAGAGCGGTGTCGACCGCCTTCTGCTCGGGAGCGTGACCGACTACGTGGTGCAAAATAGTCCCATCACGACAACGGTGGTGAGATCATAACCTCCCTGCAGCAGATGTTCGTCCGGGACTTCATGATAACCGACGTTGTCTGCGTCGAGATCCCCGGGAACCGGGACGATGTCCTGCGTATCCTGAAGCGCACGGGCATCAGCGGCGTCCCCGTCCTCAAAGACGGCGAGCTCGTCGGCATCATCACCCGTAAGGATCTCCTCCGGAAAGCGGAAGAGACCCAGCTCGGGCTCCTGATGACACCCGACCCGGTCGTCATCCGGCCGGACGCCCCCATCTCGGAGGCGGCCCAGTTGATGGTGCGCCACAACATCAGGAGGCTTCCCGTCATGGAAGACGGGACGATGGTCGGGCTGATCAGCGTGGCCGACCTTATCGGCGCCGTTGCCCAGCTCCGTATCACCCTCCCCATCAAGGAGAACTACGTCAGCAAGACCTACGCCCTCTGGGAGGAGACACCCCTCTCGCTCGTCGGGAGAGTCCTCGAGA encodes:
- a CDS encoding CBS domain-containing protein, which produces MFVRDFMITDVVCVEIPGNRDDVLRILKRTGISGVPVLKDGELVGIITRKDLLRKAEETQLGLLMTPDPVVIRPDAPISEAAQLMVRHNIRRLPVMEDGTMVGLISVADLIGAVAQLRITLPIKENYVSKTYALWEETPLSLVGRVLEISGYDAIPVLMEDGTLTGIISERDLIRHSRIEDGVEVSDFSNGTDDDEWTWESIRDMHTISYGISKIQLLPIPVKNAMVKNVLAVPLNAEVGECALKMRRARVDQLPVVNGNKRLVAMLFDRELIKVLLPDQQAVRKN
- a CDS encoding universal stress protein produces the protein MFRKILVAIDGSEPANRAFETALGEAGIWKAEVHVVYVVESGLFSSLPMDNTLEIIYSVLQKEGEGVLEAARKKAEAAGVTLVTHLRQGHAGSQIISLAEELGADLILLGSYGKSGVDRLLLGSVTDYVVQNSPITTTVVRS